Proteins encoded within one genomic window of Mya arenaria isolate MELC-2E11 chromosome 13, ASM2691426v1:
- the LOC128214087 gene encoding organic solute transporter subunit alpha-like codes for MTNCSNEFPTTDIYYDEIGSDTGMLVCLGIAGALTLVCVGIFVEEVSFVRRHYSYQVHGNIANKMIIILALFPVMCITKLIPVFVPTSNVLLALMATCYISVCIYVFVTLTISLYGGGGSMVSTLRTAGDQVSIANPPCCCCLFCCLKPITLSRKSLGVFKLLAMQMMIVRPFLLFIAAVLWTDGKYEEQMDPREPYVYIAILSTVSTLLSMYGLIVIYRASRTHLSHFSLVLKFVPFQAMMALDGIQMHVFNFLAYKDIPECVGQLGSRVRGTNFNNLLLVLESFLLCLLARRGYRMVPPDHIIDPMNPVQGINTAKDNTGGYQYGSLGHEDS; via the exons ATGACAAACTGCTCGAACGAGTTCCCGACCACGGATATCTACTATGATG AGATTGGATCCGACACGGGAATGCTGGTTTGCCTGGGGATTGCCGGCGCCCTGACACTGGTGTGCGTTGGTATTTTTGTGGAGGAAGTGAGCTTCGTCCGCCGCCACTACTCCTACCAGGTGCACGGAAACATCGCAAACAAGATGATCATCATTCTCGCTCTCTTTCCG GTTATGTGCATCACGAAGCTTATTCCGGTCTTCGTCCCTACCAGCAACGTACTCCTTGCCCTAATGGCAACCTG CTACATCTCTGTGTGTATCTACGTGTTCGTAACCCTCACCATCTCGCTGTACGGGGGAGGCGGAAGTATGGTATCAACGTTGAGGACCGCCGGAGACCAGGTCTCCATAGCAAACCCGCCCTGTTGCTGCTGTCTCTTCTGCTGTCTCAAGCCAATCACACTGAGCAG GAAGTCTCTGGGCGTGTTCAAGCTGCTAGCGATGCAGATGATGATCGTCCGTCCGTTCTTACTCTTCATCGCCGCCGTTCTATGGACGGACGGAAAATACGAGGAACAAATG GACCCCCGGGAGCCGTACGTTTACATTGCGATTCTGTCAACGGTCAGCACCCTCCTCTCCATGTACGGACTGATCGTCATCTACCGGGCCTCACGTACGCACCTGTCACACTTCAGCCTTGTTCTCAAGTTCGTGCCTTTCCAGGCTATGATGGCTTTGGACGGAATCCAGATGCACGTCTTTAACTTCCTGGCTTACAAGGATATCCCGGAGTGCGTGGGACAGCTGGGTTCAAGGGTCAGGGGAACAA ATTTCAACAACTTGCTGCTGGTACTAGAGTCGTTCCTGCTGTGTCTTTTGGCGCGGCGCGGCTACCGGATGGTTCCTCCCGATCACATTATCGACCCTATGAACCCTGTGCAGGGAATTAACACGGCGAAGGATAACACAGGTGGGTATCAATATGGCAGCCTAGGTCACGAGGATTCTTGA
- the LOC128214088 gene encoding organic solute transporter subunit alpha-like: MTNCSNEFPTTDIYYDEVGSDTGMLVCLGIVGALAFVCVGIFVEEVSFIRRNYPYKVHGNIANNILIILALFPVMCITKLIPVFVPTSNVLLDLMASCYISVCIYVFITLTISLYGGGGSMVLTLRAAGDKVSIATPPCCCCLCCFLKPITLSRMSLGVFKLLAMQVMIVRPFLLFIAAVLWTDGNYEEQVDSREPYVYIVIMSTVSTLLSMYGLVVIFRASRTHLSHFSLVLKFVPLQAMLIFDVIQTLVFNVLANNDIPECVGQLGPRVRGTNFNNLLLVLESFLLCLLARRGYRMVPPDHIIDPVDPVQGTNTAKDYTDGYQNGGLGYDDV; this comes from the exons ATGACAAACTGCTCGAACGAGTTTCCGACCACGGATATCTACTATGATG AGGTTGGATCCGACACGGGAATGCTGGTTTGCCTGGGGATTGTCGGCGCCCTGGCATTTGTGTGTGTGGGTATCTTTGTGGAGGAAGTGAGCTTCATTCGCCGCAACTACCCCTACAAAGTGCACGGAAACATCGCAAACAATATTCTCATCATACTCGCTCTCTTTCCG GTTATGTGCATCACGAAGCTTATTCCGGTCTTCGTTCCTACCAGCAACGTCCTCCTTGACCTCATGGCATCATG CTACATCTCTGTGTGTATCTACGTGTTCATAACCCTGACCATCTCGCTGTACGGGGGAGGCGGAAGTATGGTATTAACGTTGAGGGCCGCCGGAGATAAGGTATCCATAGCAACCCCGCCCTGCTGTTGCTGTCTCTGCTGCTTCCTCAAGCCAATCACACTGAGCAG GATGTCTCTGGGCGTATTCAAGCTGCTAGCGATGCAGGTGATGATCGTCCGTCCGTTCTTGCTCTTCATCGCAGCCGTGCTATGGACGGACGGAAACTACGAGGAGCAAGTG GACTCTCGTGAGCCGTACGTGTACATTGTGATTATGTCAACGGTCAGCACCCTCCTCTCCATGTACGGACTGGTCGTCATCTTCCGGGCCTCACGCACGCACCTGTCACACTTCAGCCTCGTTCTCAAGTTCGTGCCTCTACAGGCTATGCTCATTTTCGACGTCATCCAGACGCTCGTCTTTAACGTCCTGGCCAACAATGATATCCCGGAGTGCGTGGGACAGCTGGGCCCAAGGGTCAGGGGAACAA ATTTCAACAACTTGTTGCTGGTACTGGAGTCGTTCCTGCTGTGTCTTCTGGCGCGGCGCGGCTACCGGATGGTTCCCCCTGATCACATCATCGACCCTGTGGACCCTGTGCAGGGAACTAACACGGCGAAGGATTACACAGACGGGTATCAAAATGGCGGCCTAGGATACGATGATGTTTGA